A genomic stretch from Peromyscus eremicus chromosome 6, PerEre_H2_v1, whole genome shotgun sequence includes:
- the LOC131913630 gene encoding putative ribosomal protein eL39-like 5 — translation MLVKLRQSTKTEYNSKLFFPPPSCALHLTRFLAMSAHKTFRLKQFPAKKHKQNCSIPQWIQMKTGNKIRYNSKRRHWKMKLGL, via the coding sequence ATGTTGGTGAAGCTGAGACAATCAACAAAGACAGAATACAATAGCAAGCTCTTCTTTCCTCCACCATCGTGTGCCCTACACTTGACTCGGTTTCTTGCCATGTCTGCTCACAAGACTTTCAGACTCAAGCAATTCCCAGCCAAGAAACACAAGCAAAATTGTTCTATTCCTCAGTGGATTCAGATGAAAACTGGTAACAAAATCAGGTACAACTCCAAGAGAAGACACTGGAAAATGAAGCTGGGTCTGTAA